The Elephas maximus indicus isolate mEleMax1 chromosome 11, mEleMax1 primary haplotype, whole genome shotgun sequence genome contains the following window.
ACAGTGGGAGGGGAAGCTGGAACACCACGGGGTACGAGACGTTGTTGAACATCAGGGTCACAGGGAGCGCTTACTGGAAATGCAGGTTCCCAAGCTCCACCTCTAGACACTGCCACAGCAGGGCTAACGCTGGGCCCAGGAATCTGAAGACCCGTCTCAGAGAAGTCCGGACTCCTCCAAGGCTCTTTCCACTCAAGATTTTATCCTGCAAAGACTCCAGTTTCAGGGTTTTGTTTCCAAGAGTCAGATTCTAAGTGTTTGCATCATGTAATGAGGACAGAGCCTGGCTCCGCAGCCTCAGGTCTAAATCACTTTACAGAAAAGCAGACTGAGGTGTGTTTCTTAGATTTCAGGATTCAGAGTCTGACTCTAACGTTCTGGATCTTCCTTCCTGGTCATGTCacattctctgagcctcagtttcttcacctgtaaaatggagctcCTGGCTGCACCCACCTGGTGGCAGCCGTGGTTCAGGTTTAAATTAGAAGCACCCATACCAGACATTCCCAGCCCAGCCCTGGCGGCCGGCATCACTCTGGTGTTTTTAGGCTCCTTTGAGCCAGATTTTGGGAACCTAGCCTCCTAAGTGGCGGATTCAGGACCCGAGATTCAGGAGTTCCAACATTCTGTGCATCCCCAGTGACCCTACGAGTCAGAGGGCGGAGCCACAGGTCCTGCAGCTCCAAGATGCTGGCGGCCTAGTTAATTCCAAAGTGCCCAGTCAGGCTCACTCAGTAAAGATGTGGGGAATGAGGAACTCTCAAGGGTTGGGGGCCAGGACTGGAAACTTCAAGGAGGCAGGTGTTGGGGCTCCAGGGTCTGTGTCTGATTGTGACCCTAACCTGTGAGCCCCTGATCCCATCGCCCAGGTGGACCCAGAGGCCAGGAAGCAGGCTGCGGCGGGTGCAGAGCTTCTCAGTGGAGAATTCTGGGCgatttgaccttgggcaagtcacctcactttgagtctctgcttcctcagcttaaaatgaggataataacagtacctaccttaGCGGGCAGCTGCGTGAAGATTCAGCAAAACCAGAGCTCAACAAATCCTCTCGGAGGCaggaaaaagcaagaaataagACCACGTGGGTGGGAGTCAAGTCCTGGTTCTGCCCctacctggctgtgtgaccttgggcaggtggcTTCAGCTCTCTGATTCTGTCTATAAATGGGAGCCGTAGTGACTGTGGGGATGAAATAAGGTGCATGTAGAGCTGTACTTGGCACGTGCAGGGACTCAAATGGCCACTGCCATTATTAGTAGGGTCGAAGATTAGGGGATGAGAAGGGGGGTGCTGGGGAAATTTTATGAGTGGCATGAACAGGAGGCTGGATGAAGGGGATGGAGACCTCCCCAAGGAACCCCTCCCTGACGCCTTAAttgttccctccccacccccacagctTCCTGATTGGTGAGGATGGTCTGGTGTATGAAGGCCGGGGCTGGAACACCAAGGGTGCCCACTCAGGGCCCACCTGGAactccaaatccattgccatcagctTCATGGGCAATTACATGCGTGAGTGACTGTGGCAGGGCAGGGGGCTGCCATGGGGCCTGGAGGGTGGCAGCAGCagggggtggtggtggagagGCTCTGCCACCTACAAGCTCTGTGACCTTTTCCTGAGCctcctttcctccttttgatAGTGGGTGTCATTTCCAGCCAAGGGTTGGGGTGTACAGAGAAGCTATTAGTCCAGgtgatggcacctaagaagtgCTTGTGAAATGTCAGCTATTACTTTGGGTGGGACCCAGAGGTCTAGGGCAGAGGAGGGAGAATGAGCAATATCCATTATATTTGCTGGGTGGtggcttactctgtgccaggtgcggatgaggaaactgaggcacagagatgttaagtCGCTGTTATCGACTGGCAGAGCCCCTATCTGGGTCCTGTTtggaatcacacacacacacacaaggcctCCACCCTCCACAGAAGCCCCGGCCTCACCCCTGCCTTTGCCTCCCCAGAGCGGGTGCCCCCGGCTCGGGCCCTCAGGGCAGCCCAGAATCTGCTGGCCTGTGGCGTGGCACGGGGCGCCCTGAGCCCCCGATACGAGGTCAAAGGACACCGGGACGTGATTTCGACGACCTCCCCGGGCGACCAGCTCTACAATATCATCCAGACTTGGCCACACTACAGCGAGTGAGGCCCTGCCTGCCGGCTCCCCCCTCCACCGCTCTTCTCCCAGCACTACGGGAAACCCCACCCATTGTGTCCTCCAATAAAGGTGCAGCTCAAACTGTGTTCTTCCTGGTACCGCCACATgcctcccctccctctctcctgcccACAAGACCacagccctgcccctgccccagcaTGGTCCACCACGGTGCTCTCGGAACCCACAGGCCCCGACCCTGAACCAAGACCCCGGAGATCCCAGCTCAGAAGCGACATCACAGCTCAGAACCCAGAGGTCTCAGGTCAGAGCCCAGGAATCGGCACCGAGTCAGCCCGGCATCGGGGACGGCAGCTCGGGGTCCTCGGGGCGGAGCACCAGGCTGCAAGGCCCTCTCCCCTACCGCGCAGCCACACTGGTCCTGGCGCAGAATCTCTGCTTGGACCCCTTTGGGAGCGGGCTGCTCACTACCACGTGTCAGGCCACCCCTTTCATTGCTTTAGAGAGTGCAGAGCTTCTTCCTGAGCCTGAACGCTTGTCTGCCTCCCAGACACATCCAGAAATACACACAGGCCCTACGTACACCCCAGCCCcaaatcctcttcatttctccccactccacccccacccTTCAGTCATAACCTCAGGGGGTCCC
Protein-coding sequences here:
- the LOC126085901 gene encoding peptidoglycan recognition protein 1-like; its protein translation is MSRSCAMLTCALLALLALGAARAQERASCSSIVPRKEWKAMASECRERLNLPVRYVIVAHTEGSTCASPALCEQQARNVQYYHMREKGWCDVGYNFLIGEDGLVYEGRGWNTKGAHSGPTWNSKSIAISFMGNYMQRVPPARALRAAQNLLACGVARGALSPRYEVKGHRDVISTTSPGDQLYNIIQTWPHYSE